A stretch of Nonomuraea africana DNA encodes these proteins:
- a CDS encoding aspartate carbamoyltransferase catalytic subunit, which translates to MNRHLISAADLTKDDALLILDTAEELARVSERSIKKLPTLRGRTVVNLFFEDSTRTRISFEAAAKRLSADVINFSAKGSSVSKGESLKDTALTLEAMGADAVVIRHGASGAPHRLANWVRGSVVNAGDGTHEHPTQALLDAFSMRRRLGGLEGRKVTIVGDVLHSRVARSNVLLLATLGAEVTLVAPPTLVPVSVGTWPCEVSYDLDSVLPKSDVVMMLRVQKERMNAAYFPSEREYSRRYGLDRDRFAKMPDDAIVMHPGPMNRGMEIAAEVADSPRSTIVEQVANGVTIRMAVLYLLLGGEI; encoded by the coding sequence GTGAACAGGCATCTCATCTCGGCGGCGGACCTCACCAAGGACGACGCCCTGCTCATCCTCGACACCGCCGAGGAGCTGGCCAGGGTATCGGAACGCTCCATCAAGAAGCTGCCGACGCTGCGCGGCCGCACGGTGGTCAACCTGTTCTTCGAGGACTCCACCCGCACCCGCATCTCCTTCGAGGCCGCGGCCAAGCGCCTGTCGGCCGACGTCATCAACTTCTCCGCCAAGGGCTCGAGCGTCTCCAAGGGCGAGTCGCTCAAGGACACCGCGCTGACCCTGGAGGCGATGGGCGCCGACGCCGTCGTCATCCGCCACGGCGCCTCCGGCGCGCCGCACCGCCTGGCCAACTGGGTGCGCGGCAGCGTCGTCAACGCCGGTGACGGCACCCACGAGCACCCCACGCAGGCGCTGCTCGACGCCTTCTCCATGCGCCGCCGCCTGGGCGGCCTCGAGGGGCGCAAGGTCACGATCGTCGGCGACGTCCTGCACAGCCGCGTCGCCCGCTCCAACGTGCTGCTGCTGGCCACGCTCGGCGCCGAGGTGACCCTGGTCGCGCCGCCGACGCTGGTGCCGGTCTCGGTCGGCACGTGGCCCTGCGAGGTGTCCTACGACCTCGACTCGGTGCTGCCCAAGTCCGACGTCGTGATGATGCTGCGCGTGCAGAAGGAGCGGATGAACGCCGCCTACTTCCCCAGCGAGCGCGAGTACTCCCGCCGCTACGGGCTCGACCGCGACAGGTTCGCCAAGATGCCCGACGACGCAATCGTCATGCACCCCGGGCCGATGAACAGGGGCATGGAGATCGCGGCCGAGGTGGCCGACTCGCCGCGCTCGACGATCGTCGAGCAGGTCGCCAACGGCGTGACCATCCGCATGGCCGTCCTGTATCTGCTGCTCGGGGGAGAGATCTGA
- the pyrR gene encoding bifunctional pyr operon transcriptional regulator/uracil phosphoribosyltransferase PyrR has translation MSEPRAVLEGPDIHRALTRIAHEILERTKGADGVVLLGIPTRGATLAHRLADRIEQFEGVKVPVGAIDITMYRDDLRLRPARPLGRTDLPADGVDGRVVVLVDDVLFSGRSVRAALDALNDLGRPTAVQLAILVDRGHRELPIRADYVGKNLPTAKSEKVKVYLEETDGRDAVELIK, from the coding sequence CCCGCATCGCGCACGAGATCCTCGAGCGCACCAAGGGCGCCGACGGCGTCGTCCTCCTCGGCATCCCCACCAGAGGCGCCACGCTGGCCCACCGTCTGGCCGACCGCATCGAGCAGTTCGAAGGCGTCAAGGTCCCCGTCGGCGCGATCGACATCACGATGTACCGCGACGACCTCAGGCTCCGGCCGGCCCGCCCGCTCGGCCGTACCGACCTGCCCGCCGACGGCGTCGACGGCAGGGTCGTCGTCCTGGTCGACGACGTGCTCTTCTCCGGCCGCTCGGTCCGCGCCGCGCTCGACGCGCTCAACGACCTCGGCAGGCCCACGGCCGTCCAGCTGGCCATCCTGGTCGACAGGGGCCACCGCGAGCTGCCCATCAGGGCCGACTACGTGGGCAAGAACCTCCCGACCGCCAAGAGCGAGAAGGTGAAGGTCTACCTCGAGGAGACCGACGGGCGCGACGCAGTGGAGCTGATCAAGTGA